The DNA region CGAGCCCCGCCGGTGGATGAAAAAAGCGTCATCTCCCCTACAAAGGCGCCACCGAAAGACACCGAGGATAGGGAGGGTGCAGGGGCGAATTCATTCGCCTGCTCTACCCACCGCCCCTCCGACACCCCAGGCCTCAATCCCGCGACAACAGGCTCGGCGAATGCGCCACGAGGTCGCGGGTGTATTCGGTGCGCGGCTGGTCGAGCACCGCGTCCACCGCGCCCTCCTCGATCACCCGGCCCCGGTGCAGCACCACCACGCGGTCGGCGATGGCGCGGACGACGCCCAGGTCATGGGTGACGAACAGCAGCGTCAGCCCCTCGGCCTGCAGCTCGCGCAGCAAGGCGAGGATCGAGGCCTGCACCGACACGTCCAGCGCCGAGGTGATTTCGTCGCAGATCAGCAGCTCCGGCTGGCACACCAGCGCACGGGCGATGGCCACGCGCTGGCGCTCGCCACCGGACAGGCTGTGGGGATACAGATCGGCCACCGAAGCCGGCAGCGACACCCGCACCAGCACCGCCTCGATGCGCGCGCGGCAGGCCTCGCCGCGCAGGCCGAAGAAATGCTCCAGGGGCGCGGCCAGGCTCTGGGCCACGGTGTGCCGAGGGTTCAGCGCGCGGTAGGGGTTCTGGAAGATGTACTGCACCTGGTGGCGCAGCGCCTTGGAGCGGTTGCGCGCGCGCAGGTCCAGCGGCTCGCCGGCATAGCGCACCTCGCCCTGGGCGTTCTCGCCGAGGCCTGCCAGGGCGCGGGCCAGGCTGGTCTTGCCGGAGCCGGATTCGCCCACCAGCGCCAGGCACTCGCCCCGCGCCAGTTGCAGCGACACATCGAACAGCACCTGGCGGTCATAGGCCACGTTCAGCTCGCGCACCTCCAGCAGCAACGGCTGTGCATCCAGCGCACCCGCCGCCAGCGGCGCCTCGGCGACCAGCGCCAGGGGCTCGCGGTGGGGCTCCAGGCAGGCCACCCGCTGTTGCCCATCGAGGCTGCGCAACGGCGGCTCGGCCAGCTCGCAGGCGCTTTGCCGGCGCGGGCAGCGCGCGGCGAAGGCGCAACCACCGGGTCGCTGCCCCGGTGCCGGCGCATGGCCGGGAATGGCCCGCAGCGCCAGGCGCCGGGCGACATCCGGGATCGCCGCCAGCAGCCCCAGGCTGTAGGGGTGCGCCGGCCGCTCGAACAGCCGCTCGCGGGGCGCCGCCTCGACGATGCGCCCGGCGTACATCACCACCACGCGGTCCACCAGGTCCTTGATCACCGCCAGGTCGTGGGAGACGTACACCGCCGCCACGCCCTGGCGTTTGCACAGGCGCCGCAGGGTGTCGAGGATGTGCGCCTGGGTGGCCACGTCCAGCGCCGTGGTCGGCTCGTCGAGCACCACCAGCTTCGGCCGCAGCACGAAGGCCAGTGCCAGCAACACCCGCTGCTGCTGGCCACCGGAGAGTTGATGGGGGAAGCGCCGGAGGAACTCCGCATCATCCGGCAGGCCCACGTCGCGCAGCGTCTCGACCAGCCGCTGGCGCTGCGCATCCGCCGGCAAGCGCTCATGGGCGGCCAGGGTCTCGCCCAGCAGCGCGCCGAGGCGCAGTGCCGGGTTCAGCGCCGTGGCCGGGTCCTGGGGCACGTAGCCGATCAGCCCGCCACGGGCGCGGCGCAGGTCCTCGCCACGCAGCTCCAGCAAGGAGCGCCCGTCCACCTCCACGCGCCCGGACGCGATGCGCGCCCCCCGCCGGGCATGGCCCAGCAGCGCGGTGGCCAGGGTGGTCTTGCCGGAGCCGGACTCGCCCACCAGGCCGAGGATCTCCCCCGGCGCCAGGCTGAAGGAAATGCCATCCACCACATCGGCACCGCCGGCCAGCTCCACCCGCAACTCGCTGACCCGCAGCGCCGGCGCCAGCGGCGCCCCCTGGGGCAGCAGCGCGTCCACCTGCAGTTCGGCCAGGGCGCTCATGGCTGCTTCTCGCCGATCTGCGCACTGCTGCGGCCGATGCCCTCGGCGAGAATGTTGGTGCCATAGGCGAACACCGCGATCAGCAGCGCCGGCACCAGCACCGCCCAGGGCTGGATCAGGAGGCCCGCCTGGTTCTCGTTGATCATCAGCCCCCAGTCGGCGGCCGGGGGCGCCACGCCGTAGCCGAGGAAGCTGAGGCCGGAAAGGATGCCCACGCCCCAGGTCAGCATGTTGCCGAAGTGCACCAGCAGCGGCGTGAGGATGTTCGGCAGGATCTCGCGGAAGAGGATGCGCGAGCGCGGGTAGCCCATCATCTCCGCCGCCTCGACGAACTCCTGCCCCGCCACCGCCACCGTGCTGCCCCGGGCCAGGCGCACCACGCTGGGAATGAAGGCGATGGCCACGGTGATCACGATCAGCCAGCTCTGGCGGCCGAGCATGGAGACGATCAGCAGCACCAGGATCAGGTCCGGGAAGGCCAGCGCCACATCGGTGGCCCACATGATCGCCTGGTCCAGCCGGCGCCGGGAAAAGCCCGCCAACAAGCCCAGCGCGCTGCCCACCGCCAGGGCCAGGAAGGCCGCCGCGAGGGACATCCACAGCACCGAGAGACCGCCGGCCAGCAGGCGGGAGAGCACGTCGTGGCCGAGGAAGTCATGGCCCAGCGGCGCGGCGGCACTGGGCGCGCCGTACACCGGGCCGACCATGTCGGTGGGCGCATGGGGCGCCAGCAGCGGGCCGAGCAGCGCCAGGGCGAACACCAGTGCCGTCACCACCGCGCCCTTGCGGGTCTGGGGTTCGCGCAGCAGCCGGCGCCAGGAGGAAAAAGTCGCGGTCATGGAAGGGTCCTCAGGGCGCCTTGGCCGGTTGCCGCCGCCACCAGGGCAGGATGCCGCGGCGGTTGCGCTGGATCATCCGCACACGGCGTGCGGTACGGAGCTTCGGGGTGAGCAGGACGGTGAGCAGGTCGGCCAGCAGGTTGATCAGCACCACGCCCAGGGTGGTGACCAGGACGATGGCCTGGATCAGCGGCAGGTCGCGCATCTGGATCGCCGAGTTGAGCGTGGTGCCGATGCCGGGGTAGCTGAAGATCACCTCCGCCAGCAGCGCGCCGCCCACCAGTACGCGCAGGGTCAGGGCCACGCCCTGGATCGCCGGCACCAGCGCATTGGGCAGCGTGTGGCGCCAGACGATGCGCCGCTCGGGGATGCCGCGCAGGCGCGCGGCGATCACGTAGTCGGACTCCAGCGCCTCGATCATCGAGGCACGCACCATGCGCGCCAGGTACGGCAGGGCCGACAGGCCCAGGGCGAACACCGGCAGCACCAGGTACTCCAGCTGCGCCAGCAGCGGCCGCTCCGGGTCGAGGATCGACACCGCCGGCAGCAGGTCCACCTGGGGCATGGAGAACAGCAGCACCAGGCCGATGGCCAGCAGGAAGCCCGGCGTCGCCTTGAGCAGGATCAGCGCCGACAGGCCCCAGCGGTCCAGGCGGCTGTCGCGGCGCAGCGCCAGGGTCACGCCCAGCAGCAAGGCCAGCGGCACCACCCAGGCGAACACCCCGGCGATCAGCGCCAGGGTATTGCCGAAGCGCGCCCCGAGGATTTCGCTCACCGGCGCGCTGGAATCCAGCGAGCGGCCCAGGTCGCCCTGCAGGGCATGGCCCAGCCAGCGCAGGTACTGCTCCAGGATCGGCCGGTCCAGCCCCAGCTGGCGCTGCAGGGTGAGGATGCTCTCCAGCGGCGCGTCGGGGCCGAGGATCACCCGCGCCGGGTCCGACGGCAGCGCCTGGGTGGCGATGAACACCACCAGGGTGATGACCCAGGCGGTGAGCAGGCCGGCGCCGAGGCGGCCGACGAACCACGACAGCCAGGCCGGCGCGCGGCGTCGATGCTTGCGCGAAGCGCAGTGAACGCTGTGCTCAGACATCGGCGAGCCACAGGTTGTCGAAGCGCCAGGAGGCGAAGGTGGTCTGCTCCGGCGCCAGGCCGCCGACGCGCACCGAGGCCGCATCGAGCACATCGCTGAAGCCCCAGATCAGCAGGCCGCCGCGCTCGTGCTGGATGGCCTGGGCCTCGTGCACCAGCGCCTTGCGCTTTTCCAGGTCCGGCTGCGCCAGGGCCTGCAGGAACAGCTCGCTGAAGCGCGGGTCGCGGAAGTTGCTGCGGTTGTAGATGGCCGTCGGCGCGTCGTTGTGCAACGCCGAGGCGAGAAAGCCACGGGCCGGCGTCGAGCCCGGCGACAGTTGCCAGTTCTCCCGCTGCGGGCCGTTGAACACCGAGCCGTCCACCTGGGTCACCTTGACCTCCACCCCGGCCTTGCGCGCCTGCTGGGCGAAGACCAGCGCGGCGCTGGCCCCGGCGCCCGGGGTGGTGGTCAGCTCCACCTGGAGGTTCTCTTGGCCGGCCTGGCGCAGCAGCGAACGCGCCTGCTCGGGGTCGTGGGGGCGCTGGGCGATGCCGTGGTTGTAGGTCGGGTCGTGGGGCGAATAGAGGTCGTTGGCCACCCGCCCGAAACCGTTCAGCGCGCGCGCCACCAGTTCCTCGCGGTCGGCCAGCAGGCGCAGCGCCTGGCGCACCCGCACATCGTCGAACGGCGCTTTGGCGACGTTGATGTTGAAGCCGGTGAAGGCCGTGCTCGGCGAGGCGACCAGCTGCAGGCGCGGGTCGGCCTTGAGCAGCGCGCTGTGCTCGGCCTGCACCCCGCTGGCGAGGTCGATCTGGCCGGCACGCAGGGCCGCCGCGCGGGACACCTGGTCCTTGAACTCGATGATCTCCAGCTCGTCGGCATAGGGCTGGCCGGGCTTGTAGTAGTTCTCGAAGCGCGTGTAGAGCGAGCGCTGCCCGGGCACGAAGGACTTCAGCCTGTAGGGGCCGGCGCCCACCGGGTTGGTCACCGGGTCGTAGTCGGTGGGGACGATGCCGCCGAAGCTGATCAGCGTCTCGTCCAGGGGGAAGAAGCTCTGGCCTTCCTTGAAACGGATCTCGATGGTGCGGGCGTCCAGCTTGCGCACCGCGTTGCGGTCGATGGCGCCCACCAGCCCGGCGAAGGGCGAGGCCAGCGCCGGGTCGGTGAGGCGCAGGATGGAGAAGACCATGTCGTCGGCGCCAATGGTCTTGCCGTGGTGGAACTCCAGGCCCGGCTGGATGCGGATGGTCCAGGCGCTGGCGTCGGCGTTGGGCTCGGCGAACTCGGCCAGGGCCAGGCGCGTGCTGACGTCGGGGTTCCATTCCCAGAACTTGGCGTACAGCGCCCAGCCCCGGATGATCCCGCCGCCCACCGGTTTGTGCGCATCGAGGTTGCCGGCCTGGTCGCCATCGATGATGCCGACCCGCAGGCGCCCGCCGTGCACCGGTTTACCGGGCACCACCAACCCCGCCGAGGTGGCCGGCGCCCCGCCGTCGCAGCCGGCGAGCAGCCCGCCCCCCAGCAGCAGGCCGCCGCCCAGGGCCGCACTGCCGCCCAGGAAATTCCGACGGGACAGTTCACGCTTGATCCAGGATTCCATTGCTCGTTGCACTCCGCTTGTCGCTCGCTACCCGTTGCCGGTTCAGCGGCCCACGCGTTGTGCGGGGCCGCCAGGTTCCATCAGGCCAAGGCCGCCTTCGGCGCCCGTGCGGTCACCCCCAGCTGCGGCACCTCGAAGCCGTGGTCCAGGTCCAGCAGCGGGAACAGCAGGTCGGCGACGCGCTGGGCCTCGTCGATCAGCGGGAAGCCCGAGAGGATGAAGGCCGAGGTGCCGTGGCGCTCGTACTCGCGGATGCGCTCGGCCACCTGCTCGGCGCTGCCCACCAGGTAGGTGCCGGCGGCCGGGCCGAGGATGTTGAAGCCGAACAGGCTCGGGCCCACCCACACGTTGGGGTAGATCTCCAGGTCGCGGGCCTTGGGCAGGCGCCCGGCGCGGATGGCCTCCAGGTTGCGCTGGATCTGCGGGTCGTCGCTGACGAAGCTCTCCAGGGTCTCGCCCGGTGGCAACTGGCGCTGGATGGCGTTGCGTGCGGTCTCGATGGAGGTGCGCTGCAGGAGCTTCTCGGCGTGGGCCCAGGCT from Pseudomonas tohonis includes:
- a CDS encoding ABC transporter ATP-binding protein; translated protein: MSALAELQVDALLPQGAPLAPALRVSELRVELAGGADVVDGISFSLAPGEILGLVGESGSGKTTLATALLGHARRGARIASGRVEVDGRSLLELRGEDLRRARGGLIGYVPQDPATALNPALRLGALLGETLAAHERLPADAQRQRLVETLRDVGLPDDAEFLRRFPHQLSGGQQQRVLLALAFVLRPKLVVLDEPTTALDVATQAHILDTLRRLCKRQGVAAVYVSHDLAVIKDLVDRVVVMYAGRIVEAAPRERLFERPAHPYSLGLLAAIPDVARRLALRAIPGHAPAPGQRPGGCAFAARCPRRQSACELAEPPLRSLDGQQRVACLEPHREPLALVAEAPLAAGALDAQPLLLEVRELNVAYDRQVLFDVSLQLARGECLALVGESGSGKTSLARALAGLGENAQGEVRYAGEPLDLRARNRSKALRHQVQYIFQNPYRALNPRHTVAQSLAAPLEHFFGLRGEACRARIEAVLVRVSLPASVADLYPHSLSGGERQRVAIARALVCQPELLICDEITSALDVSVQASILALLRELQAEGLTLLFVTHDLGVVRAIADRVVVLHRGRVIEEGAVDAVLDQPRTEYTRDLVAHSPSLLSRD
- a CDS encoding ABC transporter permease, whose product is MTATFSSWRRLLREPQTRKGAVVTALVFALALLGPLLAPHAPTDMVGPVYGAPSAAAPLGHDFLGHDVLSRLLAGGLSVLWMSLAAAFLALAVGSALGLLAGFSRRRLDQAIMWATDVALAFPDLILVLLIVSMLGRQSWLIVITVAIAFIPSVVRLARGSTVAVAGQEFVEAAEMMGYPRSRILFREILPNILTPLLVHFGNMLTWGVGILSGLSFLGYGVAPPAADWGLMINENQAGLLIQPWAVLVPALLIAVFAYGTNILAEGIGRSSAQIGEKQP
- a CDS encoding ABC transporter permease, with translation MSEHSVHCASRKHRRRAPAWLSWFVGRLGAGLLTAWVITLVVFIATQALPSDPARVILGPDAPLESILTLQRQLGLDRPILEQYLRWLGHALQGDLGRSLDSSAPVSEILGARFGNTLALIAGVFAWVVPLALLLGVTLALRRDSRLDRWGLSALILLKATPGFLLAIGLVLLFSMPQVDLLPAVSILDPERPLLAQLEYLVLPVFALGLSALPYLARMVRASMIEALESDYVIAARLRGIPERRIVWRHTLPNALVPAIQGVALTLRVLVGGALLAEVIFSYPGIGTTLNSAIQMRDLPLIQAIVLVTTLGVVLINLLADLLTVLLTPKLRTARRVRMIQRNRRGILPWWRRQPAKAP
- a CDS encoding ABC transporter substrate-binding protein translates to MESWIKRELSRRNFLGGSAALGGGLLLGGGLLAGCDGGAPATSAGLVVPGKPVHGGRLRVGIIDGDQAGNLDAHKPVGGGIIRGWALYAKFWEWNPDVSTRLALAEFAEPNADASAWTIRIQPGLEFHHGKTIGADDMVFSILRLTDPALASPFAGLVGAIDRNAVRKLDARTIEIRFKEGQSFFPLDETLISFGGIVPTDYDPVTNPVGAGPYRLKSFVPGQRSLYTRFENYYKPGQPYADELEIIEFKDQVSRAAALRAGQIDLASGVQAEHSALLKADPRLQLVASPSTAFTGFNINVAKAPFDDVRVRQALRLLADREELVARALNGFGRVANDLYSPHDPTYNHGIAQRPHDPEQARSLLRQAGQENLQVELTTTPGAGASAALVFAQQARKAGVEVKVTQVDGSVFNGPQRENWQLSPGSTPARGFLASALHNDAPTAIYNRSNFRDPRFSELFLQALAQPDLEKRKALVHEAQAIQHERGGLLIWGFSDVLDAASVRVGGLAPEQTTFASWRFDNLWLADV